In Archocentrus centrarchus isolate MPI-CPG fArcCen1 chromosome 24, fArcCen1, whole genome shotgun sequence, one DNA window encodes the following:
- the dll4 gene encoding delta-like protein 4, with amino-acid sequence MAAWFTFTIAFSTTLITQVFGSGVFELDLHEFKNHKGLLANGDACKPNCRTYFRICLKNYQAVVSPGDCIFGSTMTPVLGTNSFSAKDSGTLPRPIQIPFNFGWPGSFSLIIEAWHSPYGNLPVETNNQDSLISFFAIQRQLGVGTDWSQDTLTDVHTELKYSYRFICNESYYGESCSKKCTPRDDRFGHYTCTRDGQLSCLPGWKGKYCEEPICLEGCSERNGNCTKPGECVCRDGWQGTFCDECKKYPACKHGTCQLPWQCNCQEGWGGLLCDQDLNFCTHHHPCVNGATCMNTGQGSYTCTCLPGFTGVNCELEMQECDSNPCRNGGICTNLESGYMCTCPQGFEGSHCEHNLLTCADSPCFHSGKCKEKDNGRSYMCECPRGFTGLNCEKKVDKCTSLPCANGGLCVIHTGTRVCSCRAGFTGQRCEININECAGNPCLNGGTCQDRINDYTCICPAGYSGRNCDRVLNECSLRPCLNGGICTGGGGPGKPPATCTCPTGFTGPRCDFFAAVTSPVTNKENKDGFQWAAVSLAVGLVALLVVLCMVGLALRHIHRQAQRQRGETETMNNLSSNQRDNLIPVSQLKNTNQKISLEVDCDSEKSNFIHKNYHLDSYNSKSKEFKDEKSQEDKIYDKCLEDKMPLSRVYSEKPECRISTICSSRDSMYQSVFVIAEERRECVIATEV; translated from the exons ATGGCAGCCTGGTTCACCTTTACCATCGCATTTAGCACCACGTTAATAACACAG GTATTTGGATCCGGGGTTTTTGAGCTTGATCTCCACgaatttaaaaatcacaaaggtTTGCTTGCAAACGGAGACGCATGCAAACCCAACTGCAGGACTTATTTTAGAATTTGCTTGAAGAACTATCAGGCTGTGGTCTCGCCAGGTGACTGCATCTTTGGAAGTACAATGACACCAGTGCTGGGGACAAACTCTTTCAGCGCCAAGGATAGTGGCACTTTACCTAGACCGATTCAAATACCCTTCAACTTTGGATGGCCG GGGTCGTTTTCATTAATAATTGAAGCCTGGCATTCACCTTATGGAAACCTACCTGTAG AAACCAACAACCAAGACTCTCTGATTAGCTTCTTTGCAATCCAAAGACAGCTGGGTGTAGGAACTGACTGGTCTCAGGATACGCTGACTGACGTGCATACAGAGCTGAAATATTCTTACCGGTTCATCTGCAATGAAAGTTACTACGGAGAAAGCTGTTCCAAAAAGTGCACGCCCAGGGACGACCGATTCGGCCACTACACCTGCACCCGAGATGGACAGTTATCCTGTCTGCCTGGCTGGAAGGGGAAATACTGTGAAGAAC CTATCTGTCTGGAGGGCTGCAGCGAGAGgaatggaaactgcaccaaacctggcgagtgtgt TTGCAGAGATGGCTGGCAGGGCACGTTCTGTGACGAGTGTAAGAAGTACCCGGCCTGCAAGCACGGTACCTGCCAGCTGCCGTGGCAGTGTAACTGCCAGGAGGGCTGGGGAGGCCTATTATGTGACCAAG ACCTGAACTTCTGCACCCATCACCATCCCTGCGTGAATGGCGCCACCTGCATGAACACTGGCCAGGGAAGCTATACGTGTACTTGCTTGCCAGGTTTCACAGGGGTCAACTGTGAGTTGGAGATGCAGGAGTGTGACAGCAACCCCTGCAGGAATGGAGGGATATGCACA AATCTGGAGAGCGGCTACATGTGCACCTGTCCCCAAGGTTTCGAGGGTTCCCACTGTGAGCACAACCTGCTGACGTGTGCCGACTCCCCCTGCTTCCACAGCGGCAAATGCAAGGAGAAGGACAACGGGCGCAGCTACATGTGCGAGTGTCCCCGAGGCTTCACTGGGCTCAACTGCGAGAAGAAAGTGGACAAGTGCACGTCGCTTCCCTGTGCTAATG gTGGTCTCTGTGTGATCCACACGGGCACGCGCGTGTGCAGCTGCCGCGCGGGGTTTACCGGCCAGCGCTGCGAAATCAACATCAACGAATGTGCTGGAAACCCCTGCCTTAACGGAGGCACCTGCCAAGACCGAATCAACGACTACACCTGCATCTGTCCTGCAGGCTACAGTGGGCGAAACTGCGACCGGGTTCTGAATGAGTGTTCCCTTCGGCCTTGCCTCAATGGGGGTATTTGCACTGGAGGAGGTGGGCCAGGCAAGCCTCCAGCGACTTGCACCTGCCCCACTGGCTTCACCGGACCTCGGTGCGATTTCTTTGCTGCTGTCACCTCTCCCGTGACCAATAAAGAGAATAAAGATGGCTTCCAGTGGGCGGCAGTTTCTCTGGCTGTCGGGCTGGTGGCGCTGCTAGTGGTGTTGTGCATGGTGGGCTTGGCTTTGAGGCACATCCACAGGCAAGCCCAGAGACAGCGAGGAGAAACAGAGACTATGAACAACTTATCCAGTAATCAGAGGGACAACCTGATCCCAGTGTcccagctgaaaaacaccaacCAGAAAATCAGCCTGGAGGTAGACTGTGACTCAGAGAAATCAAACTTTATTCATAAAAACTATCACTTGGACTCTTACAACTCAAAATCAAAGGAGTTCAAGGATGAAAAATCACAAGAGGATAAAATTTATGACAAGTGTTTAGAAGATAAAATGCCCTTGAGTAGAGTGTACAG TGAAAAGCCAGAGTGTAGAATATCTACGATATGCTCCTCAAGAGACTCCATGTACCAGTCGGTATTTGTTATAGCAGAAGAGAGGAGGGAATGCGTCATAGCGACTGAG GTATAA